A DNA window from Desulfuromonas thiophila contains the following coding sequences:
- the secA gene encoding preprotein translocase subunit SecA, with protein MIRSLSRKLFGTKNDREIKKMRATVARINALEEETAALDDAALQHRTVEFRQRLAQGESLNDLLVEAFAVVREAARRVLGMRHFDVQLIGGMVLHAGKIAEMKTGEGKTLVATLASYLNALPARGVHVVTVNDYLARRDSEWMGRVHRFLGLTVGCVVHGISDAERKAAYRCDITYGTNNEFGFDYLRDNMKFDLADYVQRPLAYAIVDEVDSILIDEARTPLIISGPSEASSDLYYRVNTVIPRLTRGQVIEHRDAGKLGQTLREFTGDYTIDEKAKSATLTEAGVARVEQILGIENLYDPRHIELLHHVNQALKAHTLFRNEVDYVVKDGEVIIVDEFTGRLMPGRRWSDGLHQAVEAKEGVKIESENQTLATITFQNYFRMYDKLAGMTGTADTEAQEFAEIYKLDVVVIPTNRPNQRHDLADVIYKSEKEKFNAVIEDIVACHHKGQPVLVGTISIENSERLAELLKKRGVRHNVLNAKHHEKEAEIVAQAGRLGAVTIATNMAGRGTDIVLGGNPEMMARAAAGADAEPEQLAALQARFTSECAAEKEQVLAAGGLYILGTERHESRRIDNQLRGRAGRQGDPGCSRFYLSLEDNLLRIFGSHRVAFVMDKLKIPENEPIEHGIISRAIENAQKKVEAHNFDIRKHLIEYDDVMNRQREVIYGQRREILAGEDIRGTYRAIIEEMVEDIVATFCPEKMAPADWNIGGLSDDFLNQFAFRPELPDFSQQRVIPAELAGQLKEQVFARLRQREDEFGGEVLEHLMKVLLLQVLDNQWKDHLLSIDHLKEGIGLRGYAQKNPKEEYKREAYNLFMQMMGRIRQEVLQKLFLIRLVQQRDVEQMEAQQQRQQQQQRLMTNRSDVPAQAQPTVREEEKIGRNDPCPCGSGLKYKKCCGR; from the coding sequence ATGATCCGCAGTCTGTCGCGAAAACTGTTCGGCACCAAGAACGACCGTGAAATCAAAAAGATGCGAGCCACCGTGGCCCGCATCAACGCCCTTGAAGAGGAAACCGCCGCCCTGGATGATGCGGCGTTGCAGCACAGGACCGTCGAATTCCGCCAGCGCCTGGCGCAGGGCGAATCCCTCAACGATCTGCTGGTGGAAGCCTTTGCCGTGGTGCGCGAGGCCGCCCGCCGGGTGCTGGGCATGCGCCACTTCGATGTTCAGCTCATTGGTGGCATGGTGCTGCACGCCGGCAAGATCGCCGAGATGAAAACCGGCGAGGGCAAGACCCTGGTGGCGACCCTGGCGTCCTACCTGAACGCCCTGCCGGCCAGGGGCGTGCATGTGGTGACGGTCAACGATTATCTGGCCCGTCGCGACAGTGAATGGATGGGGCGGGTTCACCGTTTTCTCGGCCTTACCGTCGGCTGCGTGGTGCATGGCATCAGCGATGCCGAGCGCAAGGCGGCCTATCGCTGCGATATCACCTATGGCACCAACAACGAGTTCGGTTTCGATTATCTGCGCGACAACATGAAGTTCGACCTGGCCGACTATGTGCAGCGGCCGCTGGCCTACGCCATTGTCGATGAGGTCGACTCCATCCTGATTGACGAGGCGCGCACGCCGCTGATCATCTCCGGTCCCAGCGAGGCCTCCAGCGATCTGTATTACCGGGTCAACACCGTTATTCCCCGCCTGACCCGTGGCCAGGTGATCGAACACCGCGATGCCGGCAAGCTGGGCCAGACCCTGCGCGAATTCACCGGCGATTACACCATCGACGAGAAGGCCAAAAGCGCCACCCTTACCGAGGCCGGCGTGGCCCGGGTGGAGCAGATTCTTGGCATTGAAAACCTCTACGACCCCCGCCACATTGAACTGCTGCACCACGTCAATCAGGCCCTCAAGGCCCACACCCTGTTCCGCAACGAGGTCGACTATGTGGTCAAGGACGGCGAGGTCATCATCGTCGACGAGTTCACCGGCCGGCTGATGCCGGGCCGGCGCTGGAGCGATGGCCTGCATCAGGCGGTGGAAGCCAAGGAAGGGGTGAAGATCGAAAGCGAGAACCAGACGCTGGCGACCATTACCTTCCAGAACTATTTCCGCATGTACGACAAACTCGCCGGCATGACCGGCACCGCCGATACCGAAGCGCAGGAATTCGCCGAGATCTACAAGCTCGACGTGGTGGTGATACCGACCAACCGGCCCAACCAGCGCCACGACCTGGCCGATGTGATCTACAAGAGCGAAAAAGAGAAGTTCAACGCCGTCATCGAGGATATCGTCGCCTGCCACCACAAGGGGCAGCCAGTGCTGGTGGGGACCATCTCCATCGAAAATTCCGAGCGGCTGGCGGAACTGCTCAAGAAGCGTGGCGTGCGTCACAACGTGCTCAACGCCAAGCACCATGAAAAGGAAGCCGAGATCGTCGCCCAGGCCGGTCGGCTCGGCGCCGTGACCATTGCTACCAACATGGCCGGGCGCGGCACCGATATCGTGCTGGGCGGCAACCCGGAGATGATGGCGCGGGCGGCGGCCGGCGCCGATGCCGAACCCGAGCAACTGGCCGCGCTGCAGGCGCGTTTCACCAGCGAATGTGCCGCTGAAAAGGAGCAGGTTCTGGCCGCCGGCGGTCTGTATATCCTCGGTACCGAGCGGCACGAGTCGCGCCGTATCGACAACCAGCTGCGTGGCCGGGCCGGCCGCCAGGGTGATCCGGGCTGCAGCCGTTTCTATCTGAGTCTGGAAGATAACCTGCTGCGCATCTTCGGCAGTCACCGTGTCGCCTTTGTGATGGACAAGCTCAAGATTCCCGAAAACGAGCCCATCGAGCACGGCATCATCTCGCGCGCCATCGAGAACGCCCAGAAAAAGGTCGAGGCCCACAACTTCGATATCCGCAAGCACCTGATCGAATACGATGACGTGATGAACCGTCAGCGCGAGGTGATCTACGGTCAGCGGCGTGAAATCCTCGCCGGCGAGGACATTCGTGGCACCTATCGCGCCATCATCGAGGAAATGGTCGAGGATATTGTGGCGACCTTCTGCCCCGAAAAGATGGCTCCGGCCGACTGGAACATCGGCGGGCTGTCGGATGATTTTCTCAACCAGTTCGCCTTCCGCCCCGAATTGCCGGATTTTTCGCAGCAGCGGGTGATTCCGGCGGAACTGGCCGGTCAGCTCAAGGAGCAGGTGTTTGCCCGCCTGCGCCAGCGCGAGGATGAGTTCGGCGGCGAGGTGCTGGAACATCTGATGAAGGTGCTGCTGCTGCAGGTACTCGACAACCAGTGGAAAGACCATCTGCTCAGCATCGACCATCTCAAGGAGGGTATCGGGCTGCGCGGCTATGCCCAGAAGAATCCGAAGGAGGAGTACAAGCGCGAGGCCTATAATCTGTTCATGCAGATGATGGGCCGCATCCGCCAGGAGGTGCTGCAGAAGCTGTTCCTGATCCGCCTGGTGCAGCAGCGCGATGTCGAACAGATGGAGGCGCAGCAACAACGCCAGCAGCAACAGCAGCGCCTGATGACCAATCGCAGCGATGTGCCGGCCCAGGCGCAGCCCACGGTGCGCGAGGAAGAGAAGATTGGCCGCAACGATCCCTGCCCTTGCGGCAGCGGCCTGAAATACAAGAAGTGCTGCGGCCGCTGA
- the argJ gene encoding bifunctional glutamate N-acetyltransferase/amino-acid acetyltransferase ArgJ encodes MSEILPVPQGFRFASALARIKPTAQRPDVGLIVSEVPAACAGVFTRNKVIAAPLQLTRPRIATGRCQAVLVNSGNANACTGAAGLEVARHSAAALAAELGLAEELVAVASTGVIGVPLPLERLTAVLAPLCADLAPDQAAAVAQAIMTTDSFSKMAARRLDAAGQQAVVLGLAKGAGMIHPNMATMLGFVLTDARLAPQLLDAMLRRAVDGSFNSISVDGDTSTNDLVLVLANGAAGEAEILPGTAAAAAFQDALDAVLLDLAKMIVRDGEGATKLVRIQLRGARDAAEARQAAQAVATSNLVKTAFFGEDANWGRIIAAVGYSGAEVDPDRVDIFFDAVQVVRQGLTTGAEQEALATAVLKQPEFSVRIELHQGDGVCDYYCSDLTYDYVKINADYRT; translated from the coding sequence ATGTCCGAGATTCTGCCCGTTCCCCAGGGGTTCCGCTTTGCCAGCGCCCTGGCGCGGATCAAGCCGACGGCCCAGCGGCCCGATGTCGGTCTGATCGTTTCCGAGGTGCCGGCGGCCTGCGCCGGTGTCTTTACCCGCAACAAGGTGATCGCCGCGCCGCTACAGCTGACGCGGCCGCGTATCGCCACCGGCCGCTGTCAGGCGGTGCTGGTCAACAGTGGCAACGCCAATGCCTGCACCGGTGCCGCCGGCCTGGAGGTGGCGCGCCACAGTGCCGCCGCGCTGGCGGCCGAACTGGGTCTGGCCGAGGAGTTGGTGGCGGTTGCTTCCACCGGCGTCATCGGGGTGCCGTTGCCGCTGGAGCGGTTGACGGCCGTGCTGGCGCCGCTCTGTGCCGACCTGGCGCCGGATCAGGCGGCGGCCGTGGCGCAAGCCATCATGACCACCGATTCCTTCAGCAAGATGGCGGCCCGGCGGCTGGACGCGGCCGGTCAGCAGGCCGTGGTACTGGGGCTGGCCAAGGGCGCCGGCATGATTCATCCCAACATGGCGACCATGCTCGGTTTTGTGCTGACCGACGCGCGGCTGGCACCACAGCTGCTTGATGCGATGCTGCGGCGCGCTGTCGATGGCTCGTTCAACAGCATCAGTGTCGATGGCGATACCTCCACCAATGATCTGGTGCTGGTGCTGGCCAACGGCGCCGCCGGCGAGGCCGAGATTCTGCCCGGCACAGCGGCGGCCGCGGCCTTCCAGGACGCCCTTGATGCCGTGCTGCTCGATCTGGCCAAAATGATCGTGCGCGACGGCGAGGGTGCCACCAAGCTGGTGCGGATTCAGCTGCGTGGTGCCCGCGATGCGGCCGAGGCGCGCCAGGCGGCCCAGGCGGTGGCGACCTCGAACCTGGTGAAGACCGCCTTCTTTGGCGAAGATGCCAACTGGGGCCGCATCATTGCCGCCGTTGGCTACAGTGGCGCCGAGGTCGATCCCGATCGGGTCGATATCTTTTTCGACGCCGTGCAGGTGGTGCGTCAGGGCCTGACCACCGGCGCCGAGCAGGAAGCTCTGGCCACAGCGGTTCTTAAGCAGCCGGAATTCAGCGTCCGCATCGAGCTGCATCAGGGCGATGGCGTCTGTGACTACTATTGCTCCGATCTGACCTACGACTACGTCAAGATCAATGCCGACTACCGGACCTGA
- the deoC gene encoding deoxyribose-phosphate aldolase gives MPTTGPDSLLGQPGASPAVCIDHSLLAPTTTAAQIDQLCEEAVEFGCAAVCVPPVRVAQAAQLLYGSGVAVATVIGFPLGYDSPATKQAAAAEALRQGAREIDLVLQLGWAAQGDFAAVTEEIRAIKQLLGQVCLKVIVECALFEAATRQRLAVCALEAGADFVKTSTGFGPAGATPADVRLLRDATAGRLPVKAAGGIRSLAQFDALRAAGASRIGTSATAAIVGQWLERREQAEMRGHV, from the coding sequence ATGCCGACTACCGGACCTGATTCATTGCTGGGGCAGCCCGGCGCTTCTCCGGCGGTCTGTATTGACCACAGTCTGCTGGCGCCGACCACCACGGCGGCGCAGATTGATCAGCTGTGCGAGGAAGCCGTCGAGTTCGGTTGTGCGGCGGTTTGTGTGCCGCCGGTGCGGGTGGCCCAGGCGGCGCAGCTGCTGTACGGTTCCGGCGTGGCGGTGGCGACGGTGATCGGTTTTCCGCTGGGCTACGACAGCCCGGCGACCAAACAGGCGGCGGCGGCCGAAGCCCTGCGCCAGGGCGCGCGCGAAATCGATCTGGTGCTGCAGCTGGGCTGGGCGGCCCAGGGCGATTTTGCCGCTGTAACGGAAGAAATCCGTGCCATTAAGCAGCTGCTGGGCCAGGTCTGTCTGAAGGTCATTGTCGAATGCGCCCTGTTCGAGGCCGCCACCAGACAGCGTTTGGCCGTCTGCGCCCTGGAGGCGGGCGCCGATTTTGTCAAAACCTCGACCGGCTTTGGTCCGGCCGGGGCGACGCCGGCTGATGTGCGCCTGCTGCGTGACGCTACCGCCGGCCGCTTGCCGGTCAAGGCGGCCGGCGGTATCCGCAGCCTGGCGCAGTTCGACGCCCTGCGGGCGGCCGGGGCCAGCCGCATTGGCACCAGTGCCACGGCCGCCATTGTCGGGCAGTGGCTGGAGCGGCGCGAACAGGCGGAGATGAGGGGTCATGTTTAG
- a CDS encoding phosphopentomutase — MFRRVVLIVLDGVGCGALPDAAAYGDAADGGAANTLGHVADAVGGLALPCLQRLGLGNILPLRGVAPVARPQASWGRMAERSAGKDSTTGHWEMAGVIQTQPFVTYPQGFPPEILALFEREAGCPALGNVAASGTSILGRLGAEHLRSGRPIVYTSTDSVFQIAAHEQIWPLERLYALCRRLRPQLDRYRIGRIIARPFVGSVAEGFRRTEGRHDYSMAPPPMLLDALQQADVPVLAVGKIFDLFCGRGISAHWPTAGNADGMARTAAVFATMERGLLFTNLIDFDMLYGHRNDVAGFAAALQAFDQFLEGFLPSLTADDLLLVTADHGCDPTWPGTDHCREYVPLLVCGGAGQPAVALGDRASFADIGATLAANFGVTALAGDSFLAALASPGPQMRQRA, encoded by the coding sequence ATGTTTAGGCGGGTGGTGTTGATTGTGCTCGATGGTGTCGGCTGTGGTGCCCTGCCCGATGCCGCTGCTTATGGCGATGCCGCTGACGGGGGCGCCGCCAACACCCTGGGTCATGTGGCCGATGCCGTCGGCGGGCTGGCGCTGCCCTGTCTGCAACGGCTGGGGCTGGGCAATATCCTGCCATTGCGCGGGGTGGCGCCGGTGGCGCGGCCGCAGGCCAGTTGGGGGCGCATGGCCGAACGGTCAGCCGGCAAGGACAGTACCACCGGTCATTGGGAGATGGCCGGCGTGATTCAGACCCAGCCCTTCGTGACCTATCCGCAGGGGTTCCCGCCGGAGATTCTGGCCTTGTTCGAGCGCGAAGCCGGCTGTCCGGCCCTGGGCAATGTCGCTGCCAGCGGTACCAGTATCCTGGGCCGGTTGGGGGCGGAACACCTGCGCAGCGGCCGTCCCATTGTCTATACCAGCACCGATTCGGTGTTCCAGATAGCCGCTCACGAGCAGATCTGGCCGTTGGAGCGGCTTTACGCTCTGTGCCGCCGGTTGCGGCCGCAACTGGATCGCTACCGTATTGGCCGCATCATCGCGCGGCCCTTTGTCGGCTCGGTCGCTGAGGGTTTCCGCCGTACGGAGGGCCGTCACGACTATTCCATGGCGCCACCGCCCATGCTGCTTGATGCCCTGCAGCAGGCTGATGTGCCGGTGCTGGCGGTGGGCAAGATCTTCGATCTTTTCTGTGGCCGTGGCATCAGCGCTCATTGGCCGACGGCCGGCAATGCCGACGGCATGGCGCGCACCGCAGCTGTTTTTGCCACCATGGAGCGCGGGCTGCTGTTCACCAACCTGATCGATTTCGACATGCTGTACGGGCATCGCAACGATGTGGCGGGCTTTGCCGCTGCCTTGCAGGCTTTTGATCAGTTTCTCGAAGGCTTCCTGCCGAGCCTGACAGCGGACGACCTGCTGCTGGTGACCGCCGATCACGGTTGCGATCCCACCTGGCCGGGTACCGATCACTGCCGCGAGTATGTGCCGTTGCTGGTCTGTGGTGGCGCCGGCCAACCCGCTGTGGCGCTGGGCGATCGCGCCAGTTTTGCCGATATCGGCGCGACCCTGGCCGCCAATTTCGGCGTGACCGCCCTGGCTGGCGACAGCTTTCTCGCCGCGCTGGCATCGCCGGGACCGCAAATGCGGCAGCGGGCCTAG
- a CDS encoding MucR family transcriptional regulator gives MSKLLEMAVEIVSAHASTSRMSKEELLAELSEIHSALKQLDDGEQTAETTEESVASNEPAVPLKKAFGKDKVYCMICGKGMTTLGRHLRMVHGMTPVEYRKKFGIPRSQSLAAKNYSEQRKQMAIERGLGDKLAAARAARKTAEK, from the coding sequence ATGTCGAAATTACTGGAGATGGCCGTTGAAATTGTATCGGCCCATGCATCGACCTCCCGCATGAGCAAAGAAGAACTTCTTGCCGAACTGTCGGAAATTCATTCCGCCCTGAAACAACTCGACGATGGCGAACAAACGGCTGAGACCACGGAAGAATCCGTAGCCTCCAATGAACCGGCCGTGCCGCTGAAAAAGGCCTTCGGCAAGGACAAGGTCTATTGCATGATCTGCGGCAAGGGCATGACGACCCTTGGTCGTCATCTGCGCATGGTGCATGGCATGACCCCGGTGGAATACCGCAAAAAATTCGGCATTCCGCGCAGCCAGTCACTGGCGGCGAAAAACTATTCCGAGCAGCGCAAGCAGATGGCCATCGAGCGCGGTCTGGGCGATAAACTGGCCGCCGCCCGCGCCGCCAGAAAAACGGCGGAGAAATAA
- a CDS encoding response regulator: protein MNKRLLLADDSVTIQKVVEITLTGKPYDLVAVGNGDEALRLARQQRPDLILADVFMPGKNGYELCELVRQDPALAAVPVLLLAGSFEPFDEKRASAAGADGWIAKPFSSQDLIDRVAELLARAPAADWQASPSRTPDEGVRQAFSQAAAEMATPVAPAPPASAPVVEPSFEQPFEQLFEPAQPAATEAAADEELFGGGAPQDFSFESLDESTPVPAPAGDFAFDPTAFDLPVDSAADLAPAAEAAAPSPAAPAAETPVVKVAAAAPVVAVTAPVEPPALADELPSLDAFAADLPQPPAAVAEEGVMALKEEQIVAEGAYGAVPERVEKRVAFLSDEQLMEIVERVAGAVIERLAAPQVEKVVWEVVPDLAERMIRDEMDRLRRQSGDA from the coding sequence ATGAATAAAAGGCTGTTGCTGGCCGATGACAGCGTGACCATACAAAAAGTGGTGGAAATCACCCTGACCGGGAAGCCCTATGATCTGGTTGCCGTCGGCAATGGTGATGAGGCCCTGCGGCTGGCCCGCCAGCAGCGTCCCGATCTGATTCTGGCCGATGTGTTCATGCCGGGTAAAAACGGTTATGAACTCTGTGAGCTGGTGCGGCAAGATCCCGCTCTGGCCGCTGTGCCGGTGTTGCTGCTGGCCGGCAGTTTCGAGCCCTTTGACGAAAAGCGGGCCAGTGCCGCCGGCGCCGACGGCTGGATCGCCAAGCCTTTCAGTTCGCAGGATCTGATCGACCGCGTGGCCGAGCTGCTGGCACGCGCTCCCGCCGCCGACTGGCAGGCCTCGCCCAGCCGTACCCCCGACGAGGGCGTGCGGCAGGCCTTCAGCCAGGCGGCGGCCGAAATGGCCACGCCCGTAGCGCCAGCGCCGCCGGCCAGTGCCCCCGTGGTCGAGCCGTCGTTTGAGCAGCCCTTCGAACAGTTGTTTGAACCGGCCCAGCCGGCGGCGACGGAAGCGGCCGCTGACGAGGAGCTGTTTGGCGGCGGCGCGCCGCAGGATTTCAGTTTCGAATCCCTTGATGAGAGCACACCCGTGCCGGCGCCCGCCGGGGATTTCGCCTTTGATCCGACGGCTTTCGACCTTCCGGTCGACAGCGCCGCGGATCTGGCACCGGCAGCCGAGGCCGCAGCACCGTCACCCGCCGCGCCGGCCGCGGAGACCCCTGTCGTGAAGGTGGCGGCAGCTGCGCCGGTTGTGGCAGTGACTGCGCCGGTTGAACCGCCGGCTCTGGCCGACGAGTTGCCCTCGCTGGACGCTTTTGCCGCCGACCTGCCGCAGCCGCCGGCCGCTGTGGCAGAGGAGGGCGTGATGGCCCTGAAGGAAGAGCAGATTGTTGCCGAGGGAGCCTATGGCGCGGTGCCCGAGCGGGTCGAAAAGCGCGTTGCCTTCCTCAGCGACGAACAGCTGATGGAGATTGTCGAGCGGGTTGCCGGTGCGGTCATCGAACGGCTGGCGGCGCCGCAGGTGGAAAAGGTGGTGTGGGAGGTGGTGCCCGACCTGGCGGAACGCATGATCCGCGACGAGATGGACCGTCTGCGGCGCCAGTCCGGCGACGCCTGA
- a CDS encoding valine--tRNA ligase: MAEQLAKGYEPQTFETRWYQQWERQGCFHADENSPRPHYSIVIPPPNVTGVLHMGHALNNTLQDILARWKRMTGHEVLWMPGTDHAGIATQNVVEKQLAAEGCDRHDLGRDAFVERVWRWREESGGQIINQLKRLGASCDWQRERFTMDDGLSKAVREVFVSLYEEGLIYRDNRLINWCPRCHTALSDLEVEHDDKKGSLWHLRYPIKGTNRYLVVATTRPETMLGDTAVAVHPEDERYADLVGKMIELPLTGREIPIIADDYVDKEFGSGAVKITPAHDFNDFEMGKRHNLDNINILDPSGIINENGGAYQGLERYAARDKVVADLAALGLLDKVEEHLNAVGECYRCKTVIEPYLSLQWYVNVQPLAKEAIKAVESGATRIVPQHWEKTYYEWMYNIQDWCISRQIWWGHRIPAWYCDDCGEITVSREDASCCYKCHSRNLRQETDVLDTWFSSALWPFSTMGWPEQSETLNKFYPTSCLVTGFDILFFWVARMMMMGLKFMGQVPFTDVYIHALVRDAQGQKMSKSKGNVIDPLTVIEEYGTDAFRFTLAAFAAQGRDIKLSTERIGGYRNFCNKLWNASRFALMNLEDFTPPAKPDWDALSLSLADRWILTRLATVEREVNAALEGYHFNEAASVLYSFTWHAFCDWYIELIKGALYGDDAAARLSAQTVVATVLERLLRLLHPLMPFITEEIWHSLPGQRPCAFLMGCAYPQGEGLPQDAEASARMEQVMEVIRAIRNIRGEMDVPPAKKISALLDCRDSASLTLMQDAADYIRALARVEELTCGVSLVQPPQAAKQLAGSVEILLPLAGLINLEEEEKRLTKEIAKVQKDVDLFSKKLSNAKFVANAPAEVLEKDRAKLAAAQEKLTLLQASLQRIVALK, translated from the coding sequence ATGGCAGAACAATTGGCAAAGGGCTACGAGCCGCAGACGTTTGAAACCCGCTGGTACCAGCAATGGGAGCGGCAGGGCTGTTTTCATGCCGATGAAAATTCCCCCAGGCCCCATTATTCCATTGTCATACCGCCGCCCAATGTCACCGGCGTGCTGCACATGGGCCACGCCCTCAACAATACCCTGCAGGATATTCTGGCGCGCTGGAAGCGCATGACCGGCCATGAGGTGCTGTGGATGCCCGGCACCGACCATGCCGGTATCGCCACCCAGAACGTGGTCGAAAAGCAGCTGGCCGCCGAGGGCTGTGATCGCCACGATCTGGGGCGTGACGCCTTTGTCGAGCGGGTATGGCGCTGGCGCGAGGAATCCGGCGGTCAGATCATCAATCAGCTCAAGCGTCTCGGCGCCTCCTGCGACTGGCAGCGCGAACGTTTCACCATGGACGATGGCCTGAGCAAGGCGGTGCGCGAGGTGTTCGTCAGTCTGTATGAAGAAGGGTTGATCTACCGCGACAACCGCCTGATCAACTGGTGCCCGCGCTGCCATACCGCCCTGTCCGATCTGGAGGTCGAGCACGACGACAAGAAGGGCAGCCTGTGGCACCTGCGTTATCCCATCAAGGGCACCAATCGCTATCTGGTGGTCGCCACCACCCGGCCGGAAACCATGCTCGGCGATACCGCCGTGGCGGTGCATCCCGAGGACGAACGCTATGCCGATCTGGTCGGCAAGATGATCGAACTGCCGCTGACCGGCCGCGAGATCCCCATCATCGCCGATGACTACGTCGACAAGGAGTTCGGCAGTGGCGCGGTCAAGATCACCCCGGCCCACGATTTCAATGACTTCGAAATGGGCAAGCGCCACAACCTGGACAATATCAACATTCTTGATCCGTCCGGCATCATCAACGAAAATGGCGGCGCCTATCAGGGCCTGGAGCGCTATGCCGCGCGCGACAAGGTGGTGGCCGATCTCGCCGCCCTCGGTCTGCTTGACAAGGTCGAGGAACACCTCAACGCCGTCGGCGAATGCTATCGCTGCAAGACCGTCATCGAGCCGTACCTGAGCCTGCAGTGGTACGTCAATGTCCAGCCGCTGGCCAAGGAAGCCATCAAGGCGGTGGAAAGCGGCGCCACCCGCATCGTGCCGCAGCACTGGGAAAAGACCTACTACGAATGGATGTACAACATCCAGGACTGGTGCATCAGCCGCCAGATCTGGTGGGGCCACCGCATTCCGGCCTGGTACTGTGACGACTGCGGCGAGATCACCGTATCGCGCGAGGATGCCAGCTGCTGCTACAAGTGCCACAGCCGCAATCTGCGCCAGGAAACCGACGTGCTCGACACCTGGTTTTCCTCGGCCCTGTGGCCGTTTTCGACCATGGGTTGGCCCGAGCAGAGCGAAACCCTCAACAAGTTCTATCCCACCTCCTGTCTGGTCACCGGCTTCGACATCCTGTTCTTCTGGGTGGCGCGCATGATGATGATGGGCCTGAAGTTCATGGGCCAGGTGCCGTTCACGGATGTCTATATTCATGCCCTGGTGCGCGATGCCCAGGGCCAGAAGATGAGCAAGAGCAAGGGCAATGTCATCGATCCGCTGACGGTGATCGAGGAATACGGCACCGATGCCTTCCGTTTCACCCTGGCAGCCTTCGCCGCCCAGGGGCGCGACATCAAGCTGTCGACCGAGCGCATCGGCGGCTACCGCAACTTCTGCAACAAGCTGTGGAACGCCAGCCGTTTCGCCCTGATGAATCTGGAAGACTTCACCCCGCCGGCCAAGCCCGACTGGGACGCACTGAGCCTGTCCCTGGCCGATCGCTGGATTCTCACCCGGCTGGCGACGGTGGAGCGCGAGGTCAACGCCGCGCTGGAGGGCTACCACTTCAACGAAGCCGCCAGTGTGCTGTACAGCTTCACCTGGCACGCCTTCTGCGACTGGTATATCGAGCTGATCAAGGGCGCCCTCTACGGCGACGATGCCGCCGCCAGACTCAGCGCCCAGACCGTGGTGGCGACCGTGCTGGAGCGGCTGCTGCGCCTGCTGCATCCGCTGATGCCGTTCATCACCGAGGAAATCTGGCACAGCCTGCCGGGCCAGCGGCCCTGCGCCTTCCTCATGGGCTGCGCCTACCCCCAGGGCGAGGGCTTGCCGCAGGATGCCGAGGCCAGCGCCCGCATGGAGCAGGTGATGGAGGTCATCCGCGCCATCCGCAACATTCGGGGCGAAATGGATGTGCCGCCGGCCAAAAAGATCAGCGCTCTGCTCGATTGCCGCGACAGCGCCAGCCTGACGCTGATGCAGGATGCCGCCGATTACATCCGCGCTCTGGCGCGGGTGGAGGAGCTGACCTGTGGCGTCAGCCTGGTCCAGCCGCCCCAAGCCGCCAAGCAGCTGGCCGGCTCGGTGGAAATTCTGTTGCCGCTGGCCGGCCTGATCAATCTGGAAGAGGAGGAAAAGCGCCTCACCAAGGAGATCGCCAAGGTGCAAAAGGACGTTGATCTGTTCAGTAAAAAACTGTCGAACGCGAAGTTTGTCGCCAATGCCCCGGCCGAGGTGCTGGAGAAGGACCGCGCCAAGCTGGCCGCCGCGCAGGAAAAACTGACGCTGCTGCAGGCCAGCCTGCAGCGCATTGTGGCGCTGAAGTAG
- a CDS encoding (deoxy)nucleoside triphosphate pyrophosphohydrolase — protein sequence MPTRPHLQVSCALIEQDGRVLAAQRGPTMSLPLKWEFPGGKIHAGETPQDCLRRELMEELGVQIAVGKALPSVWHDYPGFRVTLYPFICLLTAGTPVLHEHAAVRWLWPHELAQLDWADADWPVLDAYLAERGSG from the coding sequence GTGCCGACGCGCCCGCACCTGCAGGTCAGCTGCGCCCTGATCGAACAGGACGGCCGGGTTCTGGCCGCCCAGCGCGGCCCGACCATGAGCCTGCCGCTGAAATGGGAATTCCCCGGCGGCAAGATCCATGCTGGCGAAACACCGCAGGACTGCCTGCGGCGCGAACTGATGGAAGAATTGGGCGTCCAGATCGCCGTTGGCAAGGCATTGCCCAGCGTCTGGCATGACTACCCCGGCTTTCGTGTCACGCTGTACCCCTTTATCTGTCTGCTGACGGCCGGCACCCCGGTTCTGCACGAACATGCCGCCGTGCGCTGGCTGTGGCCGCACGAGCTGGCGCAGCTTGACTGGGCCGACGCCGACTGGCCGGTGCTGGACGCCTATCTGGCCGAACGCGGCAG